In Salvelinus alpinus chromosome 36, SLU_Salpinus.1, whole genome shotgun sequence, the genomic stretch gtagggtgccgtctttcggatgggatgttgaacaggtgtcctgactctctgtggtcactaaagatcacaTGCCACGTATTGTAAGATTAGGGGTATTAACCTCGGTATCCTGGTTTAATTCTCAATCTGGCTGTCATACCATCATGGCTACCTAaacatccccagcttccaattggctcattcatccccctcctcttccctgtaactattccccaggtcatttctgtaaatgagaatgtgttctcaatcaACTTACCTCGTAAAAAAGAAATAAGCCACGTGACTATTCTAATGTATTACACTGTAAAATATATTGATCATTAATTTCCCATTATCACGTGCATACCATTGCATGCTCATTGGTTGCTGCTGGTTGGGATATTGTCCCGTTTTCCAGGTTTATTACATTGTTTTAATTAATTTTTCACCTCTTTCTCCCAGATCTGGGATACTGCAGGACAGGAGAGATTCCGCAGTGTCACGCATGCCTACTACAGAGACGCACAGGGTAATCTCTGCTCTATTAAAACACTTCCTGGTTGTATGTGTGGTAGAATGCTAAGAACACGTGGCTGTGTGAgactctctgcctttctctcctcagccctcctcctGCTCTATGACATCACCAGCAAGTCATCCTTTGACAACATCAGGGTGAGAAACCTATCATGTCACTCTTCACTCCTCCTTCTTATCTCCTCACGCCTTCTCATAAGCCCCCTTTTAGAGAATTCCTTTTACATGCCAAGTAATATATGGCCTCCACATTACATTACTGAAGTGACCTCCACAATGACATTTCATGACATTTCCAAGAAGCCATTATTTAAGTTTTTGAAGGTTTGGGGATAAGGGGAAGTGCAGCGCAGAATGGAGAATAGTAACCAAAGCAGAAGAGCAGAGAAATGTATTCTGTTTTTGTAGAGAGGGTCTCCTTTAGCACTGGCATTTTTACTGACTAATCTCCTTTttaatctctctcccccccccccccccctcccatataGGCCTGGCTGACTGAAGTTCATGAGTATGCTCAGAAGGATGTGGTCATCATGTTGCTCGGCAACAAGGTGTGAGCTAGACATCCTTTTGGTTTTGTAGAGTGTATCAAGAGAAGTCGTCATACCAAAAGTAACAAtaagaacacaacacacacagaaacatattTGTCTCTGCTATTGACTTTGTAGCCTaattacacacacccacacacacagtgtctcagCCTCTGAGTTTATATTGAAGCTGAATTAGAACGTTACTAGTGAACACATGTGTTGTGATGATTTCAAATAGAACTGGTGGCATCTCCAGTTCAGCAGCACCCATAGATCATGTGCCCCCTCTGGTGGTGCTACTACAGAGACACTGGGTCATTGCTGTCACGTTCCACCAGACATAATTTATTCCCAGAGCTGGGGAGAGCAGCAGGACAGGGCACATTTCTCTCTGAGCAGTGTTTGGCCTGTGGTCAGACACTCAGAGGCAGCCTGGAGACTGCCCTGGGAACTGCTGTGGCTTGTGTGGGCTGATGTAGTGGTGCCTCTCTGGATCTAATGGACTAGTTGTGTCCAtgactctcctctgctctgtccaaACAGACGGACATGGCCGGAGAGAGGGTCATCAAgcgtgaggagggagagaagctGGCCAAGGTAAGAGACAAGGCCCACTTAAGGGTTTGCTCCACTCTCCTATTGCAAAACACCAAGTAACCTCTTCAAAAGCAACTGTACAGCACTGTGAAATGAAAACAAGCTTGAAATGTTGATTTATAAACTGCACTTGTGAACTGATGTTCCCTCAAGTGTTGGAGAGATGTATCACTCTGAGTGTTTGGTAGTGAGTTCATTCATATGATGAATGTGGCGTACTTGAGTAGTGCCATTAAAAGCCCTGGATGCTTTTCAGGAATATGGAGTCCCTTTCATGGAGACCAGTGCCAAGACTGGAGTCAATGTAGAGCTGGCCTTCCTGGCTGTAGCAAAGTAAGTCACGACTCATGTTATTTCTAAATTAAAGTTGCACTGTATGTGAAAGGGCAAAGACATATTGCCCAATTAtgttcctcatctctccttctcttttcccTTATGTTTTCAATTTCTCTGCTCTGCACTGCTCCATCCcacacactctcctctctctctctctctctctctctctctctctctctctctctctctctctctctctctctctctctctctctctctctctctctctctctctctctctctctctctctctctctctctctctgcctctctctctctctctctctctctctttctctctctctctcctctctctctctgcctctctctctctgcctctctctctctctgcctctctctctctctgcctctctctctctctgcctctctctgcctctctctctctctctctctgcctctctctctctctctctgcctctctctctctctctctctgcctctctctatctctctctctgcctctctctctctctctctgcctctctctgcctctctctgcctctctctgcctctctctgcctctctctctctctctctctgcctctctctctctctctctgcctctctctctctctgcctctctctctctctgcctctctctctctctctctctctctctctctctctctctctctctctctctctctctctctctctctctctctctctgcctctctctctgcctctctctgcctctctctgcctctctctctctgcctctctctctctgcctctctctctctctgcctctctctgcctctctctgcctctctctgcctctctctctctctctctctgcctctctctctctctctctgcctctctctctctctctctctctgcctctctctctctctctctctgtctctctctctctctctctgcctctctctctgcccctctctctctctctctgcctctctctgcctctctctgcctctctctgcctctctctctctgcctctctctctctgcctctctctctctgcctctctctctctctgcctctctctctctctctctgcctctctctgcctctctctgcctctctctgcctctctctctctctctctctctctctctgcctctctctctctctctctctctctgcctctctctctctctctctctgcctctctctctctctctctctgcctctctctctctctctctctctctgcctctctctctgcccctctctctctctctctgcctctctctctgcccctctctctctctctctgcctctctctctgcccctctctctctctctgcctctatctctctctctctctctctgcctctctctctctgcctctgccagGGAGTTGAAGCACAGAGCTGCCCAGCAGCCTAACGAGCCCAAGTTCCAGATCCACGACTACATTGCATCTGAGAAGCAGAAGTCTGGCTGCTGTGGTGGCTACATGTAGCCTAACCTCTCACCAACTGTTACACCACACCAGGCCACAGTgaaagaggagcgagagagacacacaaacatctacagagagagggagggagggagataaagagagagagacatagagcagTAGGGAGACAGTCCCCCTAAAATAGCATCATCAGATAGCGAGTAGTCAAAAAGAGCAGAGCAACCACATTGTGAAAAAGAGAGCACCTGGTCTGCTCCCCACCTACTTGGAAAGCCTATGGCCACTAGACAACTCTCATTCTACCCCTATCAGGAGAAAAACCATGTCAGTGTTTTCAGTTTGATAGAAATCCTTTACCACTGTATTTAAAATGTGAATTTATATTTAAAACATGCTCGGATCATTTAGTTCATGTGTATCACATGCTGCAGCTGCAGCCTGTCAGCCTTACTCATTATTGCCATAAGGAAGGATTGGAAATCCAAATGGAATTTCTTGCCCCAATATTGCCATATTTACAAAGAAATGAAGAAATGATCTGATCACTTTATGTAAAGATGTTAGCTGGAATAAAATACAGATTTTCTGGGGCTCATGGCTTCATATGTTTCCCCACATTCTATTCAGGACTAAATGCcattatacatgttgtatgagGAGTACCCTCTACTACTCCGGTGTCATACACAGCGTGTCCCAGATGCGGCCTCTACCAGTCATTTTGTAATTATACTCCAAATTAACATTATTTTCTGAAATGTTGTGGTCATATGTTAATTGAGGTGGTGGTCAGAAGTTCCAGCATAAGTTTTGATTTGCTTTTAAACGTGCCATCCACCACGTGCCATCCACCAATGAGAGAGCTCCCTCAGACACTTGTTGTTGAGTCTCTATCAGTCATCATTAATggatgttgttgttgtgtctCTACTGTACAGGGGTTGTTCATGGGTTGCATTGTGTAAAATGTTCCTTTGTATTTGGTTCATTATGAATGTTTGCTTATTGAATTTGCTTGATGTCACAATTATTGTCACTCTATGGAGATGTCACAGTGATCACAAAGTGCCATGGAAAAGTGCTTTGTTATCGTACAGTATATAAAAACTATTTTTTGTAATGAAGATGGTGGTGTTTTAttgcagtgtgtgtttgtatatctgTTCTTTGAGTCTCTGGGGAGGAGGAAATAGGTCAGGGTTTCCCAACTGGCGGCCACTGGTGGTTTTAATTgaccccccaagttttctgagcaaaaaaaaatatataaatatacagtaccagtcaaatgtttggacacaactactcgaggggttttctatatttttactatgttctacattgtaaaataatagtgaagacatcaaaactatgaaataacacatggaatcatgtagaaccCAAAATgttcttaaacaaatcaaaatatattttattcaaagtagccaccgttttctttgatgacagctttgcacacttggcattctctcaaccagcttcacctggaaggcttttccaaaagtgttgaaggagttcccacatatgctgagcatttgttggctgctttttcttcactctgcattCCAACgcaccccaaaccatctcaattgggttgaggttgggagattgtggaggccaggtcatctgatgcagcacttcatcattctccttcctggtcaaatagcccttacacagcctggaggtgtgttgggtcattgtcctgttgaaaaatcaatgatagtcccactaagcgcaaaccaaatgggatggcgtatcgctgcagaacgctgtggtagccattttggttaagtgtgccttgaattcaaagtaaatcactgacagtgtcaccagcaaagcacccccacaccatcacacctctatccttcacggtgggaaccacacatgcggagatcatctgttcacctaatctgcgtctcacaaagatacagcggttggaaacaaaaatctcaaatttggacttatcagaccaaaggacagatttccaccagtctaatgtccattgctcgtgtttcttggcccaagcaagtctcttcttattattggtgttctttagtagtggtttctttgcagcaattcgaccatgaaggcctgattcacgcagtctactctgaatagttgatgttgagatgtgtctgttacttgaactctgtgaagcatttatttgggctgcaatttctgaggctggtaactctaatgaacttatactctgcagcagaggtaactctgagtcttcctttcctgtggcggtcctcatgagagccagtttcatcatagcgcttgatgggtttagcgactgcacttgaagaaacgttcaaaattCTTTAAATTTTCCGCAGTGacttaccttcatgtcttaaaataatgatgcaCTGTCATTTTTccatgcttatttgagctgttcttgccataataaaacattggtcttttaccaaatagggctatcttctgtataccactcctaccttgtcacaacacaactgattggctcaaacgcattaagaaggaaagaaattcaacaaatttacttttaacaaggcacacctgttaattgaaatgcattccaggagactacctcatgaaggtggttgagaTTCTTCcgttggcattgaggagtacaccacatcactcactggcttcatcaataagtgcatcgatgacgtcgtccccacaatgaccgtacgtacataccccaaccagaagtaattgattacaggcaacatccgcactgaattaaagggtagagctgccactttcaaggagtgggactctaacccggacgcttataagacaccctgctatgccctccgatgaaccatcaaacaggcaaagcgtcaatacaggactaagattgaatcatactacaccggctccgatgctcgttggatgtggcagggcttgcaaattattacagactacaaagggaagcacagccgcgagctgcccagtgacacgagcctaccagatgtgCTAAATTATTTCTATGCTGCTTCGAGgctagcaacactgaagcatgcatgagagcatcagctgttccggacaactgtgtgatcacgctctccgtagctaatgtgagtaagacctttaaacctTTCAACATTCCCaagaccgcagggccagacggattaccagaacgtgtgctccaagcatgtttcaagcagaccaccatagtgcctgtgcccaagaacactaaggtaacctgcctaaatgactaccgacccgttgcactcacgtctgtagccatgaagtgctttgaaaggctggtcatggctcacatcaacaccattatcccattatcccagaaaccctagacccactccaatttgcataccgccccaaaggatccacagatgatgcaatctctattgctgtcacgccctgaccttagagagccgttttatttctctatttggttaggtcagggtgtgatgtggggtgggcattctagtttctttatttctatgttttctatttctttgtttttggcccagtgtggttcccaatcagaggcacctgtctatcgttgtctctgattgggaatcatacttaggcagtccttTTCCCTCTTTCATTTGTGGGATCTTATTTTTGCATTGGTTGCTATTTAGCCCTGCAGAACGTCACgttcgtattttgttttgttgttgttggtgttcattaaataaataaatagaatgaacacgtataacgctgcgctttggtccacttcttcccatGACGAGCGTGAcaattacactccacactgcccttttccacctggacaaaaggaacacctatatgagaatgctattcattgattacagctcagcattcaacaccatagtgccctcaaagctcatcactaagctaaggacccagggactaaacacctccccctgcaactggatcctggacttcctgacgggccgcccccaaggtggtaagggtaggtaacaacacatctaccactctgatcctcaacacaggggcccctcaggggtgcatgctcagtcccctcctgtactccctgttcatccttgactgcatggccaggcacgactctaacaccatcattaagtttgtagacgacacaacagtggtaggcctgatcactgacaatgatgagacagcctatagggaggaggtcagagacctggatgtggggtgccaggacaacaacctctccctcaacgtgatcaagacaaatgagatgattgtggactaaaggaaaaggaggaccaagcacgctcccattctcatcgacggggctgtagtggagcaggttgagagattcaagttccttggcgttcacatcaccaacaaactatcttAACAGTTTCTATCCCCAAACaataagattcctgaacagctaatcaaatgcccCCCCCCTATTTTACTCCGCTGCTAGTCTCTGTTTATTAttcatgcatagtcactttaactctacctacatgtacatattacctcaattaccttgactaacctgtgcccccacacattgactctgtaccggtaccccctgtatatagcctcgctactgttattttactgctgctctttaatcatttttttatttttattttttactcatctattttttacttaacacttgtttttcttaaaactgtgttgttggttatgggcttgtaagtaagcatttcacaaacttttgactggtactggatatatatatatatctttgggtggaattttcattgttggacataaaagacaaaAAATACCAGGAAACCAGcttcaagtgattttaatttaagaaatatgtacctaagtattcccacgcataatagagacacatgatcgtatacaaatgaaAGTAAGGTTTGaaagtattatgttttagtcaaacatgtGTATGTTTGGGCtttttgcagtctacaaattatgtGTAATCCTGTGCCCGACCCCAACCAACCGCTCCAGAAAAAATCGGccagcggctgaatctagttgatgatccctgctgtaggTGGATGGGAGGTGATGTACTGAAGTTgccttccaccaggtggcagcATTGCTTTTCAAATAATAATAGGGCGTTACGCTATTTACCACTGCTGGCTCAGTTTTACTTTTTAAAGAGCCACTGAACACGCTGATTGGCAGGTGTAGATTTCAGTCTTGAGGTGTTTCCTGACCGATTCCGCGTTTGGTTAATGATGTTTGTCAGCCATGAGAAGcctatttcacttcctcaaaatcccCATAATGAATCTAATAttactcaagaaatctgtaattcatTTGGACGTTTTTGCCTAGGATGTTTTAGTTGCGTGATTTTACATCTAACTGAAGTGTGTGGTACATTATTTCTCAAGTAAAGAAATGCAACACAcgttgtcttatgtaaacaaagtcggagctgctgggcaggtctgtctcactgtctatgctattggatagagagcaatcactgcagctgttcaccccatgttaGTAGGCAATTGAAATTcgtcaaatcaaaacccaaccttcattaCCAGTTGTGACGCACGGATGTTCCACACTCAGTTTTAgacaagactgactttatgaccaaaattatcctatttacactttgtagtcaattttgacacactgtttctgactcatatcgatgccacataggccgttttcaaagggattcGTTGATTTTTAAAGGCAGTCACTCCTTAATATCACCACTCATTATTTGTTTCACACAAATAGCTCCAAACATACACAAAGTCACAAAGTGACTGGATTGTGTTGTGAAATACATCCTACTGAatcattaaaaatatataaaaaataagccAGTAATACATCCATTTATTGAGACAGACAGAACATGTTTATTTCAAACCACCACATATAGAGATGAATGTGAGATTGTGGGAATCCTCACAGCCTTGCAATTTGAAAAGGGTTATTTACCGGTACTGTACGAAAGAGGTTCAGTTTGAGCTGAGTTGCAGGGCTATATCAACCTGGATGGTGGAGTCTGTAGTGGAGATGGTGGTGCCAGGCAGAACACCCATTACTCATTGTACCTGGCTCAGCATTGTACCTGGAATCTAGCTCTCCCCTCCCCATCCAGTCTATCAATCTCATAGACCATAAACCTCCTAGGAACTCTTCCTCCTCCACACAGTTGTACAGCTGTACCAACGATTCAATCAAACACAAACAAGATTAATTAATTCCTCAGAAACATCACATAGCACCTATGTCAGCCTTTCTGTATACATAGTTTGAGATGATAGGCTTATGAGAGAGTCATCAATAAATTATAGTGAGTCATCAATATATTATATTAAGGACATTACCATGCATTGATAAGTGTACCTGGCAAATGTCCCAGTATAGAGAAGTAACAACTCTCCTGTGGTTTTGGGTCAGTGAGGTCCTTGCCGTTTTAGTGATGATGTAATAGAGCATTTCTCAAGGAGAGTCTAGGCCCCTTCCTTCCACATAAAGGTTTGCATTTCTTCAGAATTGCAGGGTGGTGAGGTAGACCTATTCAAAAGAGTTtctgtctgtcagtgagtgtgtgttttcacagagacagacagacatagagcgagggggagggagagagaaggagcacgTGGCAAATGCAGATGTCTTTTCCTGAGCATAATCATTTTATATAAGTATAAAACATATTTCAACATCAGGAATATGCAGTACAGAGGAGGCTCCTGAggtgctcataataatggctggaacggagcgaatagaatggcatcaaacacctggaaaccatatgtttgatgttgttgataccgtaccaccaacctcctgtgatacagTACCATATGTTTACAGAAGGACCACATGCATTTgtcacaacatggcagcagcagcaATCATTTTTGCGCATACACTTGTCGATCATTCCGGCCAATAGCATGCATGCCTCATTAATTTATGCGCCTCCCTCCTCCTGGGGTATTTGAGTAGTGATTGGTGTTACTATCTGTCTTCTCCACCTACGTCACTGACCTTTATAAAGTAGTCTACGGAGTTTAATTCAGTGTCAGATTAGAGAATAGAGTTTTGGAGAAAAGTCAACGCATACATATAGTTAGTAGCTCTTCAGGTTTTGGCGACACATCTCGGGTTGGCATACATCCCCTGTATGCACAAAGTTTAGGAATTGCTTTGAAAGTGAGTTGCGACTGCGGGTGACATCCAGTCACCACGGACGGCGCCTTATAAACAGACCGATTGGATGCCAGACGCTCTTCCTTGAGAACGGTAGAGAGATTCCCGTTGACGGGTACCACTCGTGCTCAGCATCCCAAACTGAGTTTACTTGGCAACTTCCAGCTAGTGAACGATCATTCTCACAAGCAACGGGTTGAATTGGTGAAATAAATAGCAGAAACTATGCCCAGCAAAAGCGAAGATAATCGGCCAAGACTCTGCCTGCTGGAGAAAGGGGACAATGGTTATGGGTTCCATCTCCACGGTGAGAAGGGTAAGACCGGGCAGTTCATACGGCTTGTGGAGCCCGACAGTCCGTCTGAAACTTCTGGGATTCGCGCGGGGGACCGACTAGTGTTCGTGAACGGGGAGAACGTGGAGAGCGAGAGCCATCAACAGGTTGTGTCCCGGATACGAACCACGGTGGGCCAGCTCGAGCTCATTGTTGTCGACCAGGACACTGAGCAACTGTTGAAAAAACACAACATGAAGTGTCTCAAAGAATATGTCACGGAGCGCATTCCTTTACCCAGCGACGACGAGTCAGAAAGCGAAGACGTTAAGGAGAACGGGACACCATGCGGGACACGGAGAGAATCCACACCCATCCCGGAAAATAACGGAGAGCTCCATAGCCATGTTGAGAAAAAGCTGAGCATCAACTCTGAGAAGGTGAGTGTGCCAAAGTGCAAAACCTGAATAATCAATGACATTCTTATTTTGGGTCATTGATGTAGCCTGGTGGTCACAGGAAACTATATTCTGCAAATATACACTACAGATTCAGTTACAGTTTGCGTAATAGTACCACTGACATTGTCCTAGGGATTTCAATTAAACGAAtgagatgtttttttttattcatcCATTTATTCACCAGCAAtgtaattatattattttaacttttcagtctcctgttgTATAAGTGCACTGTGAAAATAACAATGAATATGGTCAGCTGCCCAATATTCCCACTCTCTTCATTGTAGCAGTTTTGGCAGAGATAGCAGGTTGTAGGCGAGTCAGTTGGCTGCACATTTGTtgtgggtggtggtggggggtatagggggggggggggggggggggctataagAGAGGAAGGACAAATAGCCTGTTTCAGCCTTGAGTTCAAGTTAATTTGACAGTGAAGCTGCACACCACACACATTTGTGGGAAAGGGCAACAACATTTTTTGTGTTGTTCTGAGGTTTGAAAAAGAACTGACACTTGACATTGGGGTTGAAGAGAAAGAATCTGAGGTTTACTGAAGCAGATATCTTTGAACACACCACATCGAACATCTTTCTGGCGTCTTTATGTTTTCATGACTCGCAATGTAATGCACCCACAATGGAAAACAAGAAACGAATCAAAATACAGTTCTTAGTCCTTGATTATGACCTACCGCTGTCTATGAAAACAAAttaagagtttcattccaaaatgctatatatccattttcagaaatgctgGTAAagtagcttttattgtttaaataaCTTATGAAAGAGgttggtgtgttttttcactatctcATCATGTCATGAGGTTGTTCATtgacagacatgtatttttttttaaatcttcagAGGGATaaataatcttttttttttttttttttagcaaaacgctatatatatatcactctcagagaaaaagtagtactgctaggttttacagtCCAATTTAACAAATAACATTTTGTTTGTTAAAGAACTGaacaaatgatacatttgtgacatcaatatttaATTTAGTTATTTTTATtatatgagatctgtatgtaaaacatttagaTTTGACATTTTATTCAACTTATCCAGAGCAACATACAGTTAGTGCaaccacatacagtgccttcagaaagtattgacaccccttgacttattccacatttggttgttttacagcctgaatttaaatgaATTTAGTTTAGATTTGTTGTCACTGGCTTATACActttaccccataatgtcaaagtggaattatatttttagaataaaataaattaaaaaaaaattaaaaattaaaaatggaCATTTCTTGAGTCAGTAATTATTCTACACTGTTGTTATGGCAAgcgtaaataagttcaggagtaaacatttgcttaacaagtcacataataagttgcatggactcactctgtgtgcaattgtaacagtataactttaaaccgccccctcgccccgacacggggaccttctgcacacatcaacaacggtcacccacgaagcatcgttacccatcgcgccacaaaggccatggcccttgcagagcaaggtgcaacactacttctaggtttcagagcaagtgacgtaactgattgaaatgctactagcgcgtacccgctaactagctagccatttcacatccgttacactcacccccctttcaacctcctccttttccgcagcaaccagtgatccgggtcaacagcatcaatgtaacagtataactttagtacgtcccctcgccccgacccgggcgcgaaccagggaccctctgcacacatcaacaatggtcgcccacgaagcatcgttacccatcgctccacaaaggccacggcccttgcagagcaaggtgcaacactacttctaggtttcagagcaagtgacgtaactgattgaaatgctactagcgcgtacccgctaactagctagccatttcacatccgttacacaataatagtgttaaacattattttagaattactacctcatctctgtaccccacacatacaagtactgtaaggttcctcagtcgagcagtgaatttcaaacacagattcaaccacaaagaccagggaggttttccaatgcctcgcaaagatgggcacctattggtaaaaaatttaaaagcaaacattgaatatccctttgagcattgtgaaGTTACAATGTTGAAGTTACatgttggatggtgtatcaatacacccagtcactacaacgatacaggcatccttcctaactcagttgccggaaaggaaggaatACCCTCTAGCTAACACCAGGCACATGACGCGGGTTCATTCAAACATTGAGGAAAAGAGGACTCCAAAACATCTGTGCCCCCCGCCGTGTCCCGGATGTTTACCCCTGGGGTTCTCCCAGCCCCTCTCAGCCCCTCTCTCTGGTTCCTCTATTGCTGTGACGTAATAACCCAGACTTCTTCACTGACACTGC encodes the following:
- the LOC139565083 gene encoding ras-related protein Rab-37-like isoform X1, translated to MDIITENTPEMECVDQGEALHSDSAYGSSAVDTDTEDCLTPLEITFPYNEDLMHKTIMVGDSGVGKTSLLVQYDQGKFIPGSFSATVGIGFTNKVVTVDNVKVKLQIWDTAGQERFRSVTHAYYRDAQALLLLYDITSKSSFDNIRAWLTEVHEYAQKDVVIMLLGNKTDMAGERVIKREEGEKLAKEYGVPFMETSAKTGVNVELAFLAVAKELKHRAAQQPNEPKFQIHDYIASEKQKSGCCGGYM
- the LOC139565083 gene encoding ras-related protein Rab-37-like isoform X2, giving the protein MSTKKASLKDKETKNGTSKYVLERCASVCEYFDIAFKVMLLGDSAVGKTCVLVRFKDGAFLGGNFIATVGIDFRNKVVTVDNVKVKLQIWDTAGQERFRSVTHAYYRDAQALLLLYDITSKSSFDNIRAWLTEVHEYAQKDVVIMLLGNKTDMAGERVIKREEGEKLAKEYGVPFMETSAKTGVNVELAFLAVAKELKHRAAQQPNEPKFQIHDYIASEKQKSGCCGGYM